One Leucoraja erinacea ecotype New England unplaced genomic scaffold, Leri_hhj_1 Leri_367S, whole genome shotgun sequence DNA window includes the following coding sequences:
- the LOC129693610 gene encoding uncharacterized protein LOC129693610, whose protein sequence is MIILNGGAGSKGRMAYSCTYFLCFYLYLLLKSVQNGDLKMLRSLLETGVSDINFRYSYYWTVTMCTAYSGQLEAVRCLLSLGAAWVGVCDCMGCDALDLARQAGQAGMVTALQEYHTRPEEQEDRRANVHTDRGGQPQLVASNGELLHLQRLPNHRMGQHTCTYTCVVEDCCSNRAVPATLHSGTLPRGSRSRWAIVLSVILLTMFLLFVIHLSVILPSGFSSAILLSVILLAVAALGVRASNLHRNRAVSVFLTFTLSPFPPYLSPSIPPLSLPFTLFPPPSL, encoded by the exons atgatcatattgaatggcggtgcaggctcgaagggccgaatggcctactcctgcacctattttctatgtttctatctctatctCCTGTTGAAATCTGTTCAGAATGGGGACTTAAAAATGCTTCGGAGTTTGCTGGAGACGGGAGTGAGTGACATAAACTTCCGGTACAGTTACTACTGGACTGTCACCATGTGTACAGCGTACAGTGGGCAGCTGGAAGCAGTGAGATGCTTGCTGAGTCTTGGAGCTGCATGGGTCGGAGTGTGTGACTGCATGGGATGCGATGCTCTGGATTTGGCCCGACAGGCTGGACAAGCAGGAATGGTCACTGCTCTGCAGGAATATCACACTCGTCCAGAGGAACAAGAAGACCGCag agccaaTGTCCACACCGACCGTGGAGGTCAGCCGCAACTCGTCGCATCTAACGGTGAACTGCTCCACCTTCAGCGGCTGCCTAATCATCGCATGGGGCAGCACACCTGCACCTACACCTGCGTCGTAGAAGATTGCTGCAGCAACCGCGCAGTCCCTGCAACGCTACACAGCGGCACACTGCCCAGAG GGTCCAGGAGTCGTTGGGCGATCGTTCTCTCCGTGATTCTTCTCACCATGTTCCTTCTCTTCGTGATCCATCTCTCTGTGATCCTTCCCTCCGGTTTCTCCTCCGCGATCCTTCTCTCCGTGATCCTTCTCGCTGTTGCTGCGTTGGGAGTCCGGGCATCGAATCTCCACAGAAACCGTGCCGTGAGTGTCTTTCTCACCTTCacactctctccctttcccccctatCTATCCCCGTCCATCCCCCCTCTCAGTCTCCCCTttaccctctttccccccccttccct